In Polaribacter sp. L3A8, a genomic segment contains:
- the rplW gene encoding 50S ribosomal protein L23, with the protein MSILIKPIITEKATNDSELYNRFTFVVDKKANKLEIKGAVEKAYGVSILSVKTLNYPIQRNTKFTKKGLVTGIKSGYKKAIVQVAEGESIDFYNNL; encoded by the coding sequence ATGAGTATTTTAATAAAACCTATTATCACGGAAAAAGCTACAAACGATAGTGAATTATATAATCGCTTTACGTTTGTTGTAGATAAAAAAGCTAATAAATTAGAAATTAAAGGTGCTGTTGAAAAAGCATACGGAGTTTCTATATTAAGCGTTAAAACTTTAAACTATCCAATTCAAAGAAATACTAAGTTTACTAAAAAAGGTTTAGTAACTGGTATTAAGAGTGGATACAAAAAGGCTATCGTTCAAGTAGCAGAAGGAGAAAGCATTGATTTTTATAACAATCTTTAA